In Gammaproteobacteria bacterium, the following are encoded in one genomic region:
- a CDS encoding metallopeptidase TldD-related protein — protein MAPDKTKQENYFSELSQQIFARLRGSEVLLLNYESEQSDFVRFNKARIRQAGQVLQQQIHMDLVDSGRETRVAFNLCGEFAQDLAQAGVMLDSMREQLPLLPQDPYIHYAQDIHNSSYSSDQELPASGEMTSSIVELATGLDLVGILASGTLFFGFANSLGQRNWYSDRNVNLDWSVYSQGDKAVKQNYAGAQWDRDTLKHKLEFARQTLPLLERPAKTISPGQYRAFLAPAALHEIMGLLNWGGFGLKSHRTQQTPLIRMTRDNVRLDSRVSLTERHDQGFAPLFTRQGFKKPAQVSLIREGVYQDCLANPRSAREYAVEVNCDIEHPCSLVMETGTLSSKDVLSQLGTGVYISNLWYGNYSDRNHCRITGMTRFACMWVENGEPVSPLNVMRFDESVLDLLGDKLIAITSDSEHMLDPATYEHRSNSSMRLPGILVDGLTFTL, from the coding sequence GTGGCGCCTGATAAGACTAAGCAGGAAAACTATTTTTCGGAACTCAGTCAGCAGATTTTTGCGCGGCTCAGGGGGAGTGAGGTTCTGTTGTTGAATTATGAATCCGAGCAATCGGATTTTGTGCGATTTAACAAAGCGCGGATACGTCAGGCGGGTCAGGTTCTACAGCAGCAAATACACATGGATCTCGTCGACAGCGGGCGCGAGACACGCGTGGCTTTTAATCTGTGTGGCGAGTTTGCGCAAGATCTTGCGCAAGCGGGTGTAATGCTCGATTCGATGCGAGAGCAACTGCCCTTGTTGCCGCAAGACCCCTATATACATTATGCGCAAGACATCCATAACAGTAGCTATAGCAGCGACCAGGAATTACCGGCTAGCGGTGAAATGACATCGTCGATTGTTGAGCTGGCGACAGGGCTGGACCTCGTTGGCATACTGGCCAGTGGAACATTGTTCTTTGGTTTTGCCAACTCCCTTGGACAACGCAACTGGTATAGCGATCGCAATGTCAATCTGGACTGGAGTGTGTATTCACAAGGCGACAAGGCCGTCAAACAAAACTACGCCGGTGCGCAATGGGACAGGGATACGCTGAAACACAAACTGGAATTCGCGCGCCAGACGTTGCCTTTGTTAGAACGCCCAGCAAAGACGATATCACCAGGTCAATACCGCGCCTTTCTGGCGCCTGCGGCCTTACACGAAATTATGGGTTTGTTGAACTGGGGTGGTTTTGGTTTAAAAAGCCACCGCACGCAACAAACGCCACTGATAAGAATGACGCGCGACAATGTTCGTCTGGATTCCAGGGTGAGTCTGACTGAACGACACGATCAGGGATTTGCGCCGCTGTTTACCCGTCAGGGATTCAAGAAACCCGCGCAGGTGAGTTTGATACGCGAGGGCGTCTATCAGGACTGTCTGGCCAATCCGCGTAGCGCGAGGGAATATGCTGTCGAAGTCAATTGCGATATTGAACACCCTTGTTCACTGGTTATGGAAACGGGTACGCTCAGCTCAAAAGATGTTTTATCGCAACTGGGAACCGGCGTTTATATCAGTAATCTTTGGTACGGAAACTATTCCGACCGCAATCATTGTCGGATAACCGGTATGACACGTTTCGCCTGCATGTGGGTGGAAAACGGCGAGCCAGTTTCTCCATTAAATGTGATGCGTTTTGATGAAAGTGTGCTTGACTTGCTCGGGGATAAGCTAATCGCCATCACCAGCGACAGCGAACACATGCTTGATCCGGCGACTTACGAACATCGTTCCAATAGTAGCATGCGCCTTCCAGGGATATTGGTAGACGGTCTGACGTTTACTTTGTGA
- a CDS encoding TldD/PmbA family protein, giving the protein MKSILDMFKSLAPKCDFWSLRIVDDVTETLNVRENIVQPPRLHRSTGLHLTMIDHGGVGYAASSELTREGLLHAIRQAQYWCQHTAGKMLFDTTVIPRPSRSGKYETPVTQAWDSVGLKDKIGWLSDINAELNIHESIVDWQAHLSHRQTHMHLITSDEVNIEQVFHYVMPGYDAVANKGAQTQIRSGGGWGSARQGGLEQLSAFDFPTGARRTAEEAIALVDAPECPAGKLSLLLMPNQMMLQIHESIGHPLELDRILGDERNYAGTSFVTREMFGQYQYGSELLNVSSNAGIAEELATIGFDDDGTPSEKHFLIQKGKLLRPLGSALSQARASLTGVANARACDWNRPAIDRMANLNVEAGDKTFAELIAGIENGVLMDTNKSWSIDDSRNKFQFGCELGRVIKDGVVGEIVRNPNYRGISANFWRNLAAVGDQSTFEVWGTPNCGKGEPNQMIHVGHASPACVFSDVEVFGGA; this is encoded by the coding sequence ATGAAGTCGATACTGGATATGTTTAAATCACTGGCGCCAAAATGTGACTTCTGGTCGTTGCGTATTGTCGATGATGTTACAGAAACCCTGAACGTGCGCGAGAATATCGTACAGCCGCCACGACTGCATCGTAGCACCGGCCTGCACCTGACGATGATAGACCATGGTGGCGTGGGCTACGCGGCCAGTAGTGAGTTGACGCGGGAAGGTCTGTTACATGCGATCAGACAGGCGCAATACTGGTGTCAGCACACGGCTGGCAAGATGTTATTCGATACCACGGTAATTCCTCGTCCGAGTCGATCCGGAAAATATGAAACGCCGGTGACGCAGGCGTGGGATTCCGTTGGCTTAAAAGATAAAATCGGCTGGCTGAGTGATATCAACGCCGAATTGAATATTCATGAAAGCATCGTCGACTGGCAGGCGCATCTGTCGCATCGTCAAACCCATATGCATCTCATCACCAGTGATGAAGTAAACATCGAGCAGGTGTTTCATTACGTCATGCCGGGCTATGATGCCGTCGCAAATAAAGGTGCTCAGACTCAGATACGCAGCGGCGGTGGTTGGGGTTCGGCGCGACAGGGAGGTCTTGAGCAACTCAGCGCGTTTGATTTTCCCACGGGCGCGCGACGCACCGCGGAGGAGGCGATAGCCCTGGTCGATGCGCCGGAGTGTCCAGCGGGAAAACTTTCACTGCTGTTAATGCCGAATCAAATGATGCTGCAAATACACGAAAGCATCGGCCACCCGTTGGAGCTCGATCGCATACTCGGTGATGAACGCAACTATGCGGGCACGAGTTTTGTGACGCGCGAGATGTTTGGCCAATATCAATACGGTTCAGAACTACTCAATGTGAGTTCCAATGCGGGAATTGCCGAGGAGCTGGCGACGATAGGTTTTGATGACGATGGCACACCTTCTGAAAAGCACTTTCTCATCCAGAAGGGAAAATTACTTCGTCCACTTGGCAGCGCCTTGTCGCAGGCACGCGCTTCACTCACCGGGGTTGCCAATGCGCGCGCCTGTGACTGGAATCGTCCGGCCATTGATCGCATGGCCAATCTCAATGTGGAGGCGGGTGACAAAACGTTCGCTGAATTGATTGCCGGTATAGAAAACGGCGTGTTAATGGATACCAATAAATCCTGGTCTATTGATGACAGTCGTAACAAGTTTCAATTCGGTTGCGAACTGGGCCGAGTGATTAAAGATGGCGTCGTCGGCGAAATCGTGCGTAATCCCAACTACCGTGGAATCTCTGCAAATTTCTGGCGTAATCTTGCCGCCGTGGGTGATCAAAGTACATTCGAAGTCTGGGGAACGCCAAACTGCGGTAAAGGTGAGCCGAATCAAATGATACACGTGGGTCATGCATCCCCCGCTTGTGTCTTTAGCGATGTGGAGGTCTTTGGTGGCGCCTGA
- a CDS encoding MMPL family transporter gives MLKSLYKKLVIDQPLLGLSLPLILLVSLAFFIPRFHLDASAESLVLEGDQDLLFYRALQARYGAGDYLIITYTPKRDLFADETLAQIRRLTDELQAHERVESVTNLLNVPLINSPAVSSADLQGEVPTLESARTDRDLARQEFTHSPLYRDLIVSRDGKATAMQVFFKRDEEYLDLRQQRDGMREKSLHTPLNAEEKHELARLNREFRRVNDRVQLQEQLDLAQIRAILEPYRSNAQIHLGGVTLVTSDMIDYIAHDIKTFGAAVLGFLILLLLVFFGKPRWVLIPMLICVASGIGIVGFLGLMEWRVTVVSSNFISLMLIITLSLTVHLVVRYRELHSLDPQGDHRQRVWETMRSKASPAFYTAITTMVAFGSLVVSGIRPVMDFGWMMVFGVGLAFVLTFLIFPSALQFVRAGQPSARLNITARVTAYAARLIEKRALLVTTIAVVVAVAGIVGISKLRVDNRFIDYFKSSTEIYQGILTIDQHLGGSAPLDVVLNPTKEFFEELEYLRSENMLDDNIGITGASFWFNMFRLGLVEQIHDYLEGLPETGKVLSIATTAKLLRQLNNDKELDNVSLAVLYKRLPDNVRQALITPYMTEDGNQIRFDIRLFDSDKTLQRHELLQKIHSDLKSKFGLSDDQIKLSGMTVLYNNLLQSLFRSQILTLGVVFLAIMLMFMVLFRSIRISVLAIIPNIFAAVFVLGLMGWLGIPLDIMTITIAAITIGIGVDDTIHYVHRFMEEFPKDRNYWASIRRCHSSIGRAMYYTSVTITLGFSILVLSSFVPTIYFGMLTGVAMIVALLANFLLLPLLLVFFRPLGQPSAETS, from the coding sequence GTGTTGAAATCCCTATATAAGAAGCTGGTAATCGATCAACCCCTGTTGGGATTGAGTCTGCCGCTGATTCTGCTTGTTAGCCTCGCATTTTTCATTCCACGTTTTCATCTGGATGCGAGTGCTGAATCGTTAGTGCTGGAAGGCGATCAGGATTTACTTTTTTATCGCGCATTACAGGCACGCTATGGTGCCGGCGACTACCTGATTATTACCTATACGCCCAAGCGTGATTTGTTTGCGGATGAAACGCTGGCACAGATACGTCGTTTAACAGACGAACTGCAAGCGCATGAGCGCGTCGAATCAGTTACCAATCTGCTTAACGTACCCTTGATCAATAGTCCGGCGGTATCTTCTGCCGATCTGCAGGGAGAAGTTCCCACGCTGGAAAGCGCACGTACCGATCGCGATCTGGCGCGACAGGAATTTACACATAGCCCTTTGTATCGCGACCTCATCGTCAGTCGCGATGGCAAGGCCACGGCGATGCAGGTGTTTTTCAAACGCGATGAAGAATATCTCGATCTGCGTCAGCAACGGGATGGCATGCGTGAAAAATCTTTGCATACACCACTCAACGCGGAGGAAAAACACGAACTCGCACGCCTCAATCGTGAGTTTCGTCGCGTCAATGATCGAGTGCAGTTGCAGGAGCAGTTGGACCTCGCGCAGATACGCGCCATACTCGAACCCTATCGCAGCAATGCGCAGATTCATTTAGGTGGCGTCACCCTCGTCACATCAGACATGATCGACTACATCGCCCACGACATTAAGACTTTCGGTGCGGCGGTGCTGGGATTTCTGATTTTGCTATTGCTGGTATTTTTTGGAAAGCCCCGTTGGGTGCTGATACCGATGTTGATTTGCGTCGCCAGCGGTATAGGCATCGTCGGTTTTCTCGGCCTGATGGAATGGCGGGTGACCGTGGTGTCATCAAATTTTATTTCATTGATGTTGATAATCACGTTGTCGCTGACCGTGCATCTGGTGGTGCGTTATCGCGAACTGCACAGTCTTGATCCGCAGGGTGATCACAGGCAAAGAGTATGGGAGACCATGCGCAGCAAGGCATCTCCTGCGTTTTATACCGCGATCACGACGATGGTTGCCTTTGGTTCGCTAGTCGTCAGCGGGATACGTCCGGTCATGGATTTTGGCTGGATGATGGTGTTTGGTGTTGGGCTGGCCTTTGTGTTGACGTTTTTGATTTTTCCCAGTGCCTTGCAATTCGTGCGTGCCGGTCAGCCTTCGGCTCGACTCAATATCACCGCGCGCGTGACGGCTTATGCCGCACGTCTAATTGAAAAACGCGCGCTGCTGGTGACGACGATTGCGGTAGTCGTCGCCGTTGCCGGTATCGTGGGCATCAGCAAACTGCGCGTCGATAATCGCTTTATCGATTACTTCAAATCATCGACCGAAATATATCAGGGCATACTCACCATCGATCAGCATCTGGGAGGTTCCGCGCCACTCGACGTAGTGTTGAATCCGACGAAGGAATTTTTCGAGGAACTGGAATATCTGCGTTCAGAAAATATGCTCGATGACAATATCGGCATTACCGGCGCGAGTTTCTGGTTCAATATGTTTCGGCTGGGGCTGGTGGAACAGATTCATGATTATCTCGAGGGCCTGCCTGAAACCGGCAAGGTCTTGTCGATCGCCACGACAGCAAAATTGTTGCGTCAGCTGAATAATGACAAGGAACTGGATAATGTCAGTCTCGCTGTTTTATACAAGCGATTGCCAGACAATGTCAGGCAGGCCTTGATTACGCCGTATATGACCGAGGACGGCAACCAGATACGCTTCGATATTCGTTTATTTGATTCGGATAAAACCTTGCAGCGCCACGAGCTGTTGCAAAAGATTCACAGTGATCTGAAGAGTAAATTCGGCTTGAGCGACGACCAGATTAAGCTTAGTGGCATGACGGTGTTGTACAACAATCTATTACAGAGTTTGTTTCGGTCACAGATTTTGACTTTGGGCGTAGTCTTTCTCGCCATTATGCTGATGTTCATGGTCTTGTTCCGTTCGATCAGGATTTCGGTATTGGCTATTATTCCGAATATCTTTGCTGCGGTCTTTGTGCTCGGCTTGATGGGCTGGTTAGGAATACCGCTGGATATTATGACGATTACGATTGCGGCGATTACCATCGGTATCGGTGTGGACGATACCATTCATTATGTTCATCGTTTTATGGAAGAGTTTCCCAAAGACCGAAACTATTGGGCAAGCATACGGCGTTGCCACAGCAGTATTGGTAGAGCGATGTACTATACTTCGGTGACCATCACGCTGGGCTTTTCCATTCTGGTCTTGTCCAGTTTTGTACCGACCATTTATTTTGGCATGTTGACAGGGGTGGCCATGATCGTGGCATTGCTGGCCAATTTTCTGCTATTACCTTTGTTATTGGTTTTTTTCCGGCCCCTGGGACAACCGTCTGCGGAGACATCATGA
- the msrA gene encoding peptide-methionine (S)-S-oxide reductase MsrA: protein MKNPLTFMLIIGLSIFAANAQAATAVFAGGCFWCMESDFEKVDGVSDVISGFTGGTIPNPTYNGNHQGHYEAVKVTYDPNKVSYQQLLDYYWVHIDPFDDRGQFCDKGHSYLSAVFVANAEERKLAEASKQKVAARFPDQRVVTPILDASTFYPIKGEESYHQDYYKNNSVRYNYYRWACGRDQRLEQIWGAKKSH from the coding sequence ATGAAAAACCCACTAACTTTTATGCTTATCATAGGCTTGTCAATTTTTGCCGCCAACGCGCAGGCGGCGACAGCGGTCTTCGCCGGTGGTTGCTTTTGGTGTATGGAATCGGATTTTGAAAAAGTCGATGGCGTTAGCGACGTTATCTCCGGCTTTACCGGCGGCACAATCCCTAATCCTACTTATAACGGCAACCACCAGGGCCACTATGAAGCGGTAAAAGTGACTTACGACCCGAACAAAGTCTCGTATCAACAATTACTGGACTACTACTGGGTCCACATCGATCCCTTCGATGATCGCGGCCAATTCTGCGACAAAGGACACAGTTATCTCAGCGCCGTATTCGTCGCCAATGCCGAGGAAAGAAAACTGGCCGAGGCGTCAAAACAAAAAGTCGCTGCCCGCTTTCCCGATCAACGCGTCGTCACGCCCATACTGGACGCCTCGACGTTTTACCCTATCAAGGGCGAAGAAAGTTATCACCAGGATTACTACAAAAACAACTCTGTACGCTACAACTATTATCGTTGGGCTTGTGGACGTGATCAGCGTCTGGAACAGATCTGGGGCGCAAAAAAATCTCATTAA
- a CDS encoding 3'-5' exonuclease: MEQLEIGFSAEDTKAPTPQAMIDALEAGGEYRVLRRLNPVESYHSGEGEKKIAIYLDTETTGFDAKKEKIIEIAMVPFEYDAEGRIYRVLPALNALQDPGFPIPPHITQITHITDEMVKGQAIDWQAVEDMLATANLVIAHNAGFDRPFVEGQSEGFKKIAWACSINDINWNEEGMEGVKLEYLGFKYGFFYEGHRATVDCYAGIEILAQRLPASGEPVLKRLLDNSATVMARLWAERAPFEKKDKLKSRGYRWSTGENDMRKAWYCEIPESELDAEMAFLQEQIYGGKLPRLPVDRVTALERYARR; encoded by the coding sequence ATGGAACAGCTGGAAATCGGTTTTAGTGCCGAAGACACGAAAGCACCGACGCCGCAGGCGATGATTGATGCGCTTGAGGCAGGTGGGGAATACCGGGTATTGCGTCGCCTGAATCCGGTGGAAAGTTACCATAGCGGCGAGGGCGAGAAAAAAATCGCCATCTATCTCGATACCGAAACCACGGGCTTTGACGCGAAAAAAGAGAAGATTATTGAAATCGCGATGGTGCCTTTTGAGTATGATGCCGAGGGGCGAATCTACCGCGTATTGCCTGCGCTGAACGCCTTGCAGGATCCGGGTTTTCCGATTCCGCCGCATATTACCCAGATCACCCATATCACCGATGAAATGGTCAAAGGCCAGGCGATAGACTGGCAGGCGGTTGAAGACATGTTGGCCACCGCCAATCTGGTGATCGCCCACAATGCGGGATTCGATCGTCCTTTTGTCGAAGGGCAATCTGAGGGTTTTAAAAAAATTGCCTGGGCCTGTTCGATCAATGACATCAACTGGAACGAAGAGGGTATGGAAGGCGTTAAGCTGGAGTACCTCGGTTTTAAATACGGATTTTTCTACGAGGGACATCGCGCTACCGTGGACTGTTATGCGGGAATCGAAATACTGGCGCAACGTCTCCCGGCCTCCGGTGAACCGGTGCTCAAACGACTGCTCGATAATTCGGCCACAGTGATGGCGCGTCTATGGGCGGAGCGCGCGCCTTTCGAGAAAAAAGACAAACTCAAATCACGCGGCTATCGTTGGTCTACCGGTGAAAACGATATGCGCAAGGCCTGGTATTGCGAGATTCCGGAAAGTGAATTAGACGCTGAAATGGCATTTTTGCAGGAGCAGATTTATGGCGGAAAATTACCGCGCCTGCCGGTGGATAGAGTGACGGCGCTGGAGCGTTACGCTAGGCGATAA
- a CDS encoding DUF692 domain-containing protein, with protein MTTSQRYPTLGFGLGLRTDHYQQVLDTLPSVDWFEIISENYLVPGGKPLHFLDRIRADYPMVMHGVSMSIGGSEPLNLDYLKQLKQLAQRIDAGWISDHLCWTGFGRHNAHDLLPLPYSEEALNYVSQRIQQVQDILGRRILIENVSSYVEFNDSQMSEWDFVVQVAERSDCLLLVDVNNIYVSARNHQFDAREYIDAIPTHRVQQIHLAGHTDCGTHIIDTHDEPVCDDVWQLYAYAIKRFGEVSTMIERDDNIPPLETLLDELDEARRLAEETLAESTAKELSA; from the coding sequence ATGACAACATCACAACGCTATCCCACTCTCGGTTTCGGACTGGGTCTACGCACGGACCATTACCAGCAGGTACTGGATACCCTTCCGTCGGTCGACTGGTTCGAGATCATTAGCGAGAATTATCTGGTGCCTGGGGGCAAGCCTCTGCACTTTCTCGATCGTATACGCGCCGATTACCCGATGGTAATGCACGGCGTTTCGATGTCGATCGGTGGCAGCGAGCCACTCAATCTCGACTATCTCAAACAACTCAAGCAACTCGCCCAGCGGATTGACGCCGGATGGATTTCAGATCATTTGTGCTGGACGGGTTTTGGTCGCCACAACGCCCATGACTTGCTACCACTGCCCTATTCAGAAGAGGCGTTGAATTACGTCTCTCAACGCATCCAACAGGTACAGGACATACTGGGCCGACGCATACTGATAGAAAATGTCTCCAGCTATGTCGAGTTTAACGATTCGCAAATGAGTGAATGGGATTTCGTGGTGCAAGTCGCTGAACGTAGCGACTGTTTACTACTCGTTGACGTAAACAATATCTATGTCAGCGCGCGCAATCACCAGTTCGACGCGCGCGAATATATCGATGCGATTCCAACACATCGTGTACAACAGATTCACCTCGCCGGACATACCGATTGCGGGACGCATATTATCGATACCCATGATGAACCGGTGTGTGACGATGTATGGCAGCTCTATGCCTATGCCATCAAACGCTTCGGCGAAGTGTCGACCATGATTGAAAGAGACGATAACATCCCGCCGTTAGAAACACTGCTTGATGAGCTAGATGAGGCGCGCAGATTGGCTGAAGAAACATTAGCCGAATCTACGGCAAAAGAGCTTAGCGCATGA
- a CDS encoding DNA-binding domain-containing protein — protein MSTLTELQRQFYQGVVNLDAKAESIIVDGGALDARQRMFIYAEAYRLRLIEALDDTYPAVHTLMGDEDFEQVCSSYIDAHPSTHFSIRYFGNHFSQFLAHNFNLSHRELLSEMAYFEWQLRDVFDAQNDEALTLAHLGNVAAEDWPELCFQTRAAVRMLSLHWNVPILWKAAEQEAEPQIPHREDKALNWLIWRPELETLFRSLSVTEARALSALREGQNFAGICEAIGGEESTAAQTAAMYLQQWINSGLLAAPV, from the coding sequence ATGAGTACGCTCACCGAACTGCAAAGACAGTTTTACCAAGGTGTCGTCAATCTCGATGCTAAAGCGGAATCCATTATTGTCGACGGCGGTGCACTCGATGCCAGGCAACGCATGTTTATCTACGCCGAGGCCTATCGGCTACGTCTGATCGAGGCCTTGGACGACACTTATCCCGCTGTGCATACCTTGATGGGCGATGAAGACTTTGAACAGGTGTGCAGCAGCTATATCGACGCCCATCCTTCAACGCATTTTTCGATACGCTATTTTGGCAATCATTTCAGCCAATTTCTGGCGCACAATTTCAACTTGTCGCACCGCGAACTCTTGAGTGAAATGGCCTATTTTGAATGGCAGCTTCGCGATGTCTTCGATGCGCAAAACGACGAGGCGCTTACGCTGGCGCACTTGGGTAACGTTGCAGCGGAGGACTGGCCTGAGCTATGTTTTCAAACACGCGCGGCCGTGCGTATGCTTAGCCTGCACTGGAATGTACCGATTTTGTGGAAGGCCGCTGAGCAAGAAGCTGAACCACAAATACCGCACAGGGAAGACAAGGCGCTCAATTGGTTGATCTGGCGTCCCGAATTGGAAACCCTTTTTCGCTCGCTTTCCGTTACGGAAGCGCGCGCGCTATCGGCTCTGCGCGAAGGCCAGAATTTTGCAGGTATATGTGAGGCGATTGGTGGTGAGGAATCTACTGCTGCGCAAACCGCAGCGATGTATCTGCAGCAATGGATAAACAGTGGTCTTTTGGCCGCGCCTGTGTAG
- a CDS encoding methyltransferase domain-containing protein has translation MNHLEKVQDYYGKVLKTKNDLQTSACCAVDTMPRHLTTLIRNIDKEILERFYGCGAPIPECLQGLTVLDLGCGTGRDVFLLSQLVGQDGQVMGIDMTDEQLEVARRHTDTQMQRFGYDRSNVSFVKGYIEDLEAADIASESVDLVVSNCVVNLSPEKEQVFKEIFRVLKPGGELYFSDVFCDRRLPQACREDQVLLGECLGGAMYIEDFRRLVANLGCSDFRQIKQSEIQITNPEIAEKVAGARFYSITVRAFKLPLEDRCEDYGQVAWYKGTMENHPIFFELDDHHRFEKGRPMLVCSNTAMMLQDTRFRDHFRVEGDTSVHYGLFDCSTGTADAGDDCASGACC, from the coding sequence ATGAATCATCTCGAAAAAGTCCAGGACTACTATGGCAAGGTTCTGAAAACCAAGAACGATTTACAGACATCCGCGTGCTGCGCCGTGGATACCATGCCCAGGCATCTCACGACCTTGATACGCAACATCGATAAGGAAATTCTCGAACGCTTCTATGGCTGCGGCGCGCCTATCCCGGAATGTTTGCAAGGGCTCACCGTGCTCGATCTGGGTTGTGGCACCGGGCGTGATGTCTTTTTGTTATCACAATTGGTCGGCCAAGACGGCCAGGTGATGGGTATCGATATGACCGACGAGCAGTTGGAAGTCGCACGCCGCCACACCGATACGCAGATGCAACGTTTTGGCTACGACCGAAGCAATGTCTCTTTCGTAAAAGGTTATATCGAGGATCTGGAAGCCGCCGACATCGCCAGTGAATCTGTCGATCTGGTGGTATCGAATTGTGTGGTCAATCTCTCGCCTGAAAAAGAGCAGGTGTTTAAAGAAATATTCCGCGTGTTAAAGCCGGGTGGGGAATTGTATTTTTCCGATGTGTTCTGCGATCGCCGTTTGCCCCAGGCTTGTCGCGAAGACCAGGTATTGCTCGGTGAGTGTTTGGGCGGTGCAATGTATATCGAAGACTTTCGTCGTTTGGTAGCGAATTTAGGTTGTAGCGATTTTCGTCAGATCAAACAATCGGAAATCCAGATCACCAATCCCGAGATCGCGGAAAAAGTTGCCGGCGCGCGTTTTTATTCAATTACCGTACGTGCATTCAAATTACCTCTGGAAGACCGTTGCGAAGACTATGGTCAAGTGGCCTGGTATAAAGGCACTATGGAAAACCATCCAATATTTTTTGAACTCGATGATCATCACCGTTTTGAAAAGGGTAGACCAATGTTGGTTTGTTCCAATACCGCGATGATGTTGCAGGACACGCGTTTCCGCGATCACTTTCGTGTGGAGGGTGATACATCGGTGCATTATGGTTTGTTTGACTGCAGTACTGGAACAGCGGATGCGGGGGATGATTGCGCGAGTGGGGCGTGCTGTTAG
- a CDS encoding AMP nucleosidase: MLTYDEIVSNWLPRYTGMEIDQFGDYILLTNFSSYVEKFAERFNADIYGEGRPMQAVTNNKGLSIINFGIGSPNAATIMDLLSARMPKGVLFLGKCGGLKRTTEIGHFVLPIAAIRGEGTSNDYFPPEVPALPSFKLHKFVSQTISEYGHEYRSGVVYTTNRRVWEHDTDFKERLRGLRTVAIDMETATVFIVGHANEISRGALLLVSDVPVIPEGVKTEESDRKVTQKWADIHLNIGIDAMTGIGSKGEKIKHFTF; encoded by the coding sequence ATGCTGACCTATGATGAAATTGTAAGCAACTGGTTACCCCGTTACACCGGAATGGAGATCGACCAATTCGGTGACTATATTTTACTAACCAACTTTTCCAGCTATGTTGAAAAATTCGCCGAGCGCTTCAACGCCGACATCTACGGCGAAGGTCGACCGATGCAAGCGGTTACGAACAATAAAGGACTGAGCATCATCAACTTCGGCATCGGCTCACCCAATGCCGCGACGATCATGGATTTGCTCAGCGCCCGCATGCCAAAAGGGGTGTTGTTTCTCGGCAAGTGCGGCGGACTAAAGCGGACCACAGAAATCGGACACTTTGTGTTACCCATCGCAGCAATACGCGGCGAAGGTACCAGTAACGACTATTTTCCGCCCGAGGTGCCGGCGCTACCGTCGTTTAAATTACACAAATTTGTTTCGCAAACCATAAGTGAATATGGTCACGAATATCGCAGCGGCGTGGTTTACACGACTAATCGTCGAGTATGGGAACACGATACGGATTTTAAAGAACGCCTGCGCGGCCTGCGTACCGTCGCCATTGATATGGAAACAGCGACCGTATTTATCGTGGGTCATGCCAATGAGATTTCGCGCGGCGCCTTGCTACTGGTCTCCGATGTGCCGGTAATACCGGAAGGCGTCAAGACCGAGGAATCGGATCGCAAGGTCACCCAAAAGTGGGCCGACATCCATCTCAATATCGGCATAGACGCGATGACGGGAATCGGCAGCAAGGGCGAGAAGATCAAACACTTTACGTTTTGA